A window of Desulfobulbus oralis genomic DNA:
CATGGCCAGGATGACATTGAGCTGGGTGCGCCGGAAACCGGCATGGCTGCCCCCCAGAGGAATGTAGACATAGTCGCGGATCCACGTGGACAGGCTGATGTGCCAGCGCCTCCAGAACTCGCGCAGGTTGTGGGCAAAAAAGGGCGCGGCAAAGTTCGGCGGCAGCCGGAAGCCCAGGAGCATGGCCGTGCCGATGGCCAGATCGGCATGGCCGGAAAAGTTCAGATAGAGCTGCGCCGTATAGCCGTAAATGGCGAGCAGAATGCTGAAGCTGTCAAAACTGTCCGGATTGGCAAAAACCGGCTCGACAAAGCCGTCGTTCAGCGTGGCGGCGAGCCACCAGATTTTGAGCAGCCCCAGAAACAGGAGCCCAAAGGCGAGCGCCGGCCGGACCGGCTGCCGGGGGCTGTGCAGTTGGGGATCCGCGGCCCAGCCCTCGCCCGCGATGCTCTCCATGCTGTCCGCGCGCCAGATGGGGCCGGCGCTCACGGTCGGGAAGAAGGCCAGATAGAGCGGCACCTCGTACCAGGGCCAGGGCCTGATGCGACGGCGGTACAGCGCCACCAGGTAGCTCAGGCTCTGCAGGGTGTAGTACGACAGGCCAAGGGGCATCAGAATCCTGGCCGTGCCGCTCTGAAAGGCCGGGGGCATCAGGCTGCGAAAGGCGCCGGCGTACTTGTAGAGCGCGAGATGGACCAGGGCAAAGGCAATGCCGGCAAGGAGCCAGGGCCGGCCGACTTCGGGATCATGCGCCGCGCTCTGCACGGCGCGATGGAGCCCGGCGGCCGTAGCGACAATCAGGCCGGAGTACAGCACGAGCACCAGGGCGAAGAGCGGATTCAGAAGCAGAAGCCAGCCCAGGCTTGCCGCCAGCAGCAGCCCGTTCTGCGCCCGGAAGGAGTGGCCGCAGGCCCAGTACAGCGGCAAAAACAGCAGCAGGAAGAGCGCGAATTCGACGGAGACGAATTCCACCGAGCCCAGAGGAAGCAGGCGCCACTGCACAAGATGCTGGAGCAGGTCGTGCATTGCGTGCTAAAAGCCGAGTGCTTCGCCAAGGATCAGGACGTGCATGTCGGTCAGAGGCGGCCGCCGGCTGATGACGGTGGTGATGTTGCACAGGCGGGCCTCACTGCGGCACTCCACACATTCGCCCTGCTGCACGCAGGGGTTTTTGGTGGCAAAACGCCGGTTGTTGAGCGGTGCGGCCACCAGGCGGATGCGGCGTTCCGCTTCCTCCAGATCGCGCACCAGCTTGTTCGCGCCCGCGATGACAAAGACGCTTTTGGGGCCAAAGATCATGGCAGCCACCCGGTTGCCGACAGCGTCCCGGTTGACCAGCTCGCCCCGGAGCGTGACGGCGTTGCTGCTGCAGACGAAGATGTCTGCCGTGAGCTGGCGGTAGCGGGCGGCGACCTGCTCTTCCCTGCTCAGGCCCGGCCGGCCGTGGTCAAACACGGTGTGGCCGCGGGCACTCAGCGTGGCGGCGAGCCCCAGCTCCTGGACCGTGCGCGAACCGCCGAAACCAATGCTGGCGCCTTTCGGCACCCGGGAGAGCACGTAGTCTGCGGCCTCCCTGCCGCTGGCGAGAAACTGCGCCGTAAAGCCGTTTCTGACCAGTGCCGCCACGGCCCTTTGCCCCAGGGTTGCGGCCTGCCATGCCTGCATCTCGTCCATTGTGTCTCCGCAAAAAAGCTTGTCAGGAGGAAGGTGGATAGTATATGCCTGAGTACAAACAAGGGCCCTGCCTGTCAAGCGGAGCGACCCGCAATCGGGGCATTTTGTCCGGCTTTTGGGCAAGCCCCCGGGGACAGACGCGGATCGCGAGGTTGCAGCTCCTTTCTGCTCTAACGAGGCGGCGAGGCGGGCTTTCAGGGCACTGCCCATGTACGGAGCGAGGACGGAATGCCATGCTGGTGAAATTTTGCGGAATGACCCGCCAGGCGGATGTGGATGCAGCCCTGCGCCTGGGCGCCGATTGCTGCGGCTTCATCTTTCACGAAGGCAGCCCGCGCGCGCTCAGGCCCGAGGCCGCGGCCCGGCTGGCAAGCGGCACGCTCAAACGGGTGGGCGTCTTTGTCCTGCAGAACGCGGACGCCATCCTCCGCACCGTGGCAAGGGCCCGGCTGGACTGGGTGCAGGTGCACGGCGCGCAGACCCTGGCCTGCGAAGCGGAGCTGGCCCGGGTCATCGGCCCGGAGCGGGTGATTCGCGTCCTCTGGCCCGGCCGCCATGCCAGCCTGGCCGGGCTGGAAGCGGAGATGCGGAGCCACGCGGCATACTGCGGCCATTTTCTGCTGGATGCCGGCACGACAGGCACGGGCGGCAGCGGCCGGAATCTGGACTGGCAGGCCCTGGCCGCCCTGCGCGCGCCCCGTCCCTGGATTCTCGCCGGCGGACTGGATGCGGACAGGCTCAGCCTGGCCATTGTCCAAAGCCGTCCGGACGGCGTGGACCTCAATTCCGGGGTGGAAGACGCGCCCGGCCTGAAGAATCACGGGAAAATGGCAGCCGCGGAGGCGGCCATCCGCTCTGCCAGAGCGGAACTCCGCACGCTGCATCGATCCCTGGGCGGCCGGAACGGCGCGGGGCCGGCTCATGAATGAAGACGAACAGGCCTATGCCCGGCTCCTGCGCTGCAGGATCGGGCTCTTGCCGCTCACAGCCCTCTTCTTGCTGGTGCTTCTGCCTTTTTTTGCGCTCTGGTGCACCAAGCCGGATCTGCTCTTTGCCGGCGCGACCGCCTGGTGGGCCCTGCTCGCCGTGCTCCTGGGGCTTTTGCTGTTCACCGGCTGCGCCTTTTACAGGAATGTCTGCCGCGAACTGACCAATCCGGATTGCCGCCGCGAGGCCCTTCGCCTCCATGCCCTGGGCTTCCTGTGTCTGGCAGCGGCCTGCGCGCCCTACTGCTTCCGGGTTCTGCCCGCCCTGCTGCACAACGCGGGGCCGCAGAGCAGCCGCACGGTTCCGGCCCTCATCGTGGCCAAACACACGGGCCGCCTCTGCCCGCAGGCCCTGACCCTGGAACTCGATCTGGGCCGGACCAGAAAACGCTATCAAAGCTGCAATGTGGATGCAAAGGCCTGGCACGCGGCCCGGCCCGGCGACCCGGTGCAGGTGCGGGGACAAAGCTCGGCGCACGGCTTTGCGGTGACTGGCCTTGTCTTTCCGCCGGGCCCATAAAAAGAGATGGCCGGAGCCCAAGCGCGCGGGTATCCTGCAGCGTCGAGGCAGCTTCCGGGACCGTTTGCGGCAGTGCCGGCCCCATCCCCTTCCCTTTCCTGTGAGGTTTGTCATGGTTTTTCCTGAATATCGGCCGCGCCGGATGCGGCGAAACGCCACCCTGCGCGCCATGATTCGTGAAACGCGCCTCTCCGCCGAGCAGTTGGTGCTGCCGGTTTTCGTCCAGCCCGGCAGGGGCCGGCGTGAGGCCATCGCCTCCATGCCCGGCGTGTGCCGTTTGACGGTTGACGAGCTGGTGAAAGAGGCCAGAGCCTGTCTGCAGTGCGGCCTGCGCGCCCTCATCCTCTTTGGTCTGCCGGAGAAGAAGGACGCCCTGGGTTCCGGCGCCTATGCCAAAAACGGCATTGTGCAGCAGGCGCTCCGCACGCTGAAGGACAAGGTGCCGGAGATGCTTTTGATTACCGACGTCTGCCTCTGCGAGTACACGGACCATGGGCACTGCGGCTGCCTGCACGGTAGGGAGGTGGACAACGACGCCACCCTGGAGCTGCTCGCCAGAACAGCGCTCTCCCACGCCGAGGCAGGCGCGGACATGGTGGCGCCCAGCGACATGATGGACGGCCGGGTGGCGGAAATCCGCTCCACCCTGGACGAAGCCGGCCTGTACCAGGTGCCGATCATGTCCTATGCGGTGAAATACGCCTCCGCCTTTTACGGGCCCTTTCGGGATGCAGCCGATTCCACGCCCCAATTCGGCGACCGCAGGGCCTATCAGATGGATCCGGCCAACAGCCGCGAGGCCCTGCGTGAGGCCACCCTGGACGTGGAAGAAGGCGCGGACATCCTCATGGTCAAGCCGGCCCTGTCCTCTCTTGACATCATCCGTCAGGTGCGTGACGAATTCGACCTGCCGGTTGCGGCCTATCAGGTGAGCGGCGAATATGCCATGATCAAGGCCGCGGCAGCCAATGGCTGGATCGACGAGGCCCGGGTGATGGCGGAATCGCTGCTTGCCATCCGCCGCGCCGGGGCGGACATCATCATCAGCTACTTTGCAAAAGATATGGCCAGGGCCCTGGGCGAAAAAGCATGAGTGGGCACGAAAGCCTGATGCGGGCCGCGCTGGACGAGGCGGCCCGCGCCCTGGCCGCAGGCGAATTTCCTGTGGGCGTGGTGCTGGCGGCCCAGGGTGCGATCGTGGGCCGCGGGAGCCGCTGCAACAGCGGCCGCGGCAGCAGAAACGAAATCGACCATGCCGAGATCAGGGCCCTGCGTGCCCTGGTGCGGGAGCGGCCGGATCTCGATCCGGCCGGGCTCACTGTCTACAGCACCCTGGAGCCCTGCCTGATGTGTTACAGCGCCCTGCTGCTCTCCGGCGTGCGGCGCATCGTGTGGGCCTATGAAGATGTCATGGGCGGCGGCACCGGGCTCGATTTGCAGAGGCTTGCGCCCCTGTACCGCGACATGCAGGTGGAACTGAGGGGCCAGGTGCTGCGCAGGGAGAGCCTGGCGCTCTTTCAGCAATTTTTCAGAACATACGACTACTGGCAGGGCAGCCTGCTGGCCAGCTATACCCTGGAGCAGAGCTTATGAACAAGGGAACAGTACCGGTTGCTTTACTCGCTGAATCTTTGATGCAAAGACCCTGAGCCGTTTTGTGCGGGATGCGGACGAAGATCCGCCGAGTCTTTCGGACGCGGGGTCGGCAGAGCATGGCAGCGTGTCGGTGGACAGTCTGGGCGGGATCCACTATCGGGCGCCTGCAGACAACTGGGTGGGCTTCGACAGCTTCAGCTACCGGATCACGGACGGCAGGGGCGGTTTCTCGGAGGCAAGGGCCACGCTCGAGGTCAGGCCCAATACTTCGCCCGATGTGTACGACGAGGTGCTGACCACGAAGGAAGATACGGTTTCGGCGCCTTTTTGGGAAAGAAAATGTTCAGGAACTGACAGTTATTTTGCGACTGCTCACATAGGCTGAACAAAAATCGGGAACCTACGCCGCACTGTTCCTGGAGACCGGACGAAGCACTGCGCAGGGCAGGGCCGGATTTTCAGGCTCTTGCCAAAGCGGAAGCAGCGGGGTAATCTGACGGAGCAAAAAGAGAGTCTGCATCCCGGAGATTTTGTGGCAGAGCAGCAAACAGACAGGGAAGTTTCGGCGCTGGCCGCACCTGCAAAAAAGCAGCGTAACACGTTGCTGGTGCTGGTTTGTGCTGTCATCTTCTGGATGTACACTGTTTTTCTGATAGTTCATCCGCTATTGATGGGCTTACAGTATTCATTCTGGGTGGTTCTAGGCTATTTGGCATACCGCAATTTCATTCTGGAAGACTTAGAATATCCTGTTTTCCCCTATCAGGATAAGGTGGTGGCACGATGGAAGCGAACGTATTTTTATAGGTTACTCTATGTAAATGCCACACAGAAAGAAGGCTGGTTGCCTTTTTGCAGGTTTTTTTGTTATATGTGTTTCGTTGGATCTATTATCATATTAATGATAACATTTCTTCCCCCTTCAGGCTCTGCCAAAGGGAAAACATATTATGAGAAAGGTTATATAGAAAAAATTGAACCAATAGATCGATTAAGTTTCTGTGGAAGTACAATAATATATATAAAAAATATTAATGGTATATCAAAAAAATTATATACAAATTTAATAGAAAAGCAGATTTCTAACTTAAATAGTCATGATGAATTTACATTTGAAATATCATACTCAAAAGTTGGACACATTCTTATGTGCGGTAATTATAAATATATATATACAATACAAAAGGATGGCGTATCCATATTAGAGAGAAACACCGATAGACATGAAAATGTAATTGCATTTTTCACCACTTTGTCTTTTTTGTGCTTTTGTACATCCATACTTTCACTGATTCCATTTTTTTCAACATACGACAAACGAAATCCATCATGCGATTAACATTAAAATGCAGGTGATAATATGACTATACCTCGCAATGTAATTAAATGGATACGTCAATTTTTACAAGAAGCTGAATCGGCTTCGAAAGCAACAAATACGGAGTCATCAAATTTCTATTATGCGCCTAATTTAGATGATTACATTCAACAAATAACAAATACCAATTTTAACTCTGCAAACAATCTTGTTGGCACAAGAATATTTATTGGGCAAGGAGAGGAATATGTTCTACAACCTTCAGACACATGGTATAATGTTGTTAATAGAGTAAAAGCAATAGATACTCAAAATGCAACCCTAACCACTTCAGACGTGGTAACTGGTACTCTTGATGCGTATTCACTGAAAAGTGATACACAATTGCATGACTACGGAACTATATTATCTCGAACAGGAACAGGTATTGATTTCTCAGTTGCTATTTTTGATTTATATTCACATATACCGTCAACCCCTCTATATTTTAAACGGTTTGCAGTAGGCATGAATAATGTGGCCATTTTTGGTGGCGCACTTATGACAACTGGGGCTATCTTTCTAGCAAAGGATGAATTTGATACTACTGGTCATATATATAACAGTACATATGATTCTGCTTTATCCGGTGCGTTTACTCTAGGTGGTTCAGCTATACAAAAATTTGCTCCCGGGGCGTGGAAATCACTCGCGCTGCCATGTTATTTAAGTGCTGCGTATACTTCTTGGCAATCTATGAGCCCTGAAGAGCAGAAATCTACAGATAAAGGAGATTTCGTTCTAAAGCAGGTATCATCATCACCCCCTGATAATACAAATCTAAGGCAAGATCCAAATGGTCATGTGAGGGAGTTCGTTACGTTTGGGGGCGGTGATGACGCACCCGTTTATACTTTCCCCAAGATGTGGCAGGATTTTGCAGGAGGTCTCAAATCCCTCTGGGACGCCATCAAAAGCGGTCCGCCAACCGCCCCGGCAGGGGAGTATACCTATCCCCATGCGATTCCCGACTGGTGGCAGCTTGGTCCCCCCACCAGCATGACCAAGCCTGGTGATGCGGCAGGAGATCATGCCGCGGGAACTGATGCCAGAGGCTATGAACAGGAGTACCTCACGAAAGCGGAGTATGAGGCGCACTTGCGCGGGCAGTTGGGTCTGCCGGAAGGAGCGCCGCTCATCCTGACTGCCTCTGTGGATGAACTCTGGAATCTCTCCGGCAGACTTCGCCCCGAGGCTGCGCAATCCGGCGATGCCTCCGGGATTATCCACCTGAGCGACCAGTCAAAGTTCCCGGCAGGGGGCGAGGGGCCCGGGCCTGAGGGGCTCGATCCCGGGGATTACATGGCGGATCTGGAGCAGCTCTGGCAGCGTGGGCTGTTGGATGAGCACGGGGCATATACCCAGGCAGGGGCAGAGTGGCTGGCCGGGATTATGGCCCAGACCGGCCCGGAGTCTGGCGGTGAGGGGGAGCTGGCTGCGGCCTATGCGGCCTGGGCGGCGTCCGAGGAGGCGCGGCAGGAGCGGGAGAGCAGTCTGGCTGCGGCCGAGGGACTGCTGCGGCTGACCACGGCGATAGAGAGCGGAGACGGGGTTGCGATCGCCAGGGAACTGGTGAACAGCATCAACACGGTGGACATTGCGGCCATGCAGCGGGACAGGGGGAGCCTCTTCGGCGGGCAGGCGGATGCCGCCCATGTGGGGCTCTCCGCGACGGGCGACGCGCTCGATCTGGCGCAGGCCCTGCACCATGGCGAGGGCTGGAACGCGGTATCGAGCACAGCGGCCCTGGTGCGGGATATCGACAGTTTTGTGCAGGCCAATGGTGGGGGCAGTTTTCTGGGTGAGCAGGGCGGGATCACGCTGTCCGCCCTGGGCTCGGCCCTGCACTTCGGGGCGGCGCTGGACGGGGGCGACGGCTTTTCGATAGCCGCCTCCGGGCTCCATCTGGCCAGCGACATCGGCAACTACCTGGATTCGGGGGGCACCAGCCTCAGTCCGGGTCCGGAAGCGGGCAGCGGGCTGACGGGCCTGTCCGGGGCGGCCTCCGCGGCCTCGCTGGCGCTGGACCTCAGGAACCTGAGCGAGGCGCTGGAGTCCGGCAATGTGAAGGATATGGCGGTCAGCGGGGGGCATACGGCGGTGTCGGCGCTGGGGACCTATGACGCGCTGTCGAAACTGGCCGGGGGCACGGGCACGACGCTGGCGGCGGATCTGGTGCCTGTTGTGGGCTATGCGACCTCTGTCGTGCAGCTTCTGGACGGGGACACGCAGGGCGCGGGCCTGAGCGCGGCCACGACCACCGGGGCGGTGGCGCTCGGCAATGCGACTGCGGCGAGCGCCGCAGCGGGTACCACAGCCGGGGCAACGGCCGGGGCAGGGGCCACGGCGGGTTCGGGCATGAGCACGGCAGCAGCGGGCAATGCGGGCGCTGCGGTCACGGCCGCGGTGGCGGTGGTGGAACTCTGCGAGGGCGAGTATGCGGACGCGGCGGTGGACGCGGTGTGCGCGGCGCTGCTCC
This region includes:
- a CDS encoding MBOAT family O-acyltransferase, encoding MHDLLQHLVQWRLLPLGSVEFVSVEFALFLLLFLPLYWACGHSFRAQNGLLLAASLGWLLLLNPLFALVLVLYSGLIVATAAGLHRAVQSAAHDPEVGRPWLLAGIAFALVHLALYKYAGAFRSLMPPAFQSGTARILMPLGLSYYTLQSLSYLVALYRRRIRPWPWYEVPLYLAFFPTVSAGPIWRADSMESIAGEGWAADPQLHSPRQPVRPALAFGLLFLGLLKIWWLAATLNDGFVEPVFANPDSFDSFSILLAIYGYTAQLYLNFSGHADLAIGTAMLLGFRLPPNFAAPFFAHNLREFWRRWHISLSTWIRDYVYIPLGGSHAGFRRTQLNVILAMCLSGLWHGSGWCFFLWGLLHGLGLVALNLGDAFFDRRDALAETWPGRALGILCTLSFVAFAFLVFRSETLDEVVGVLAALLAHVAVLPPLGSVIAALLLLLALLSWPLWQMLFRGLVCLLEEMPMLLWCLPLGLLAFFLLIVAPSGVPGFIYATF
- a CDS encoding lactate utilization protein, encoding MDEMQAWQAATLGQRAVAALVRNGFTAQFLASGREAADYVLSRVPKGASIGFGGSRTVQELGLAATLSARGHTVFDHGRPGLSREEQVAARYRQLTADIFVCSSNAVTLRGELVNRDAVGNRVAAMIFGPKSVFVIAGANKLVRDLEEAERRIRLVAAPLNNRRFATKNPCVQQGECVECRSEARLCNITTVISRRPPLTDMHVLILGEALGF
- a CDS encoding phosphoribosylanthranilate isomerase; this encodes MLVKFCGMTRQADVDAALRLGADCCGFIFHEGSPRALRPEAAARLASGTLKRVGVFVLQNADAILRTVARARLDWVQVHGAQTLACEAELARVIGPERVIRVLWPGRHASLAGLEAEMRSHAAYCGHFLLDAGTTGTGGSGRNLDWQALAALRAPRPWILAGGLDADRLSLAIVQSRPDGVDLNSGVEDAPGLKNHGKMAAAEAAIRSARAELRTLHRSLGGRNGAGPAHE
- the hemB gene encoding porphobilinogen synthase; its protein translation is MVFPEYRPRRMRRNATLRAMIRETRLSAEQLVLPVFVQPGRGRREAIASMPGVCRLTVDELVKEARACLQCGLRALILFGLPEKKDALGSGAYAKNGIVQQALRTLKDKVPEMLLITDVCLCEYTDHGHCGCLHGREVDNDATLELLARTALSHAEAGADMVAPSDMMDGRVAEIRSTLDEAGLYQVPIMSYAVKYASAFYGPFRDAADSTPQFGDRRAYQMDPANSREALREATLDVEEGADILMVKPALSSLDIIRQVRDEFDLPVAAYQVSGEYAMIKAAAANGWIDEARVMAESLLAIRRAGADIIISYFAKDMARALGEKA
- a CDS encoding nucleoside deaminase codes for the protein MSGHESLMRAALDEAARALAAGEFPVGVVLAAQGAIVGRGSRCNSGRGSRNEIDHAEIRALRALVRERPDLDPAGLTVYSTLEPCLMCYSALLLSGVRRIVWAYEDVMGGGTGLDLQRLAPLYRDMQVELRGQVLRRESLALFQQFFRTYDYWQGSLLASYTLEQSL
- a CDS encoding Ig-like domain-containing protein gives rise to the protein MSRFVRDADEDPPSLSDAGSAEHGSVSVDSLGGIHYRAPADNWVGFDSFSYRITDGRGGFSEARATLEVRPNTSPDVYDEVLTTKEDTVSAPFWERKCSGTDSYFATAHIG